In the Sedimentisphaera cyanobacteriorum genome, TTCTGGGATGAATGGCCGGGAGAGTCTGTTATAATCAATGTACCCGCTACCTACCCTGTAAGAAAGATGAACGGGGCTCATATCTCAGGCTTTGTATCGATAGATATCGACAAGAGCGTTTATCCTCCAACAATACTCAACGACATAAAAAGCTACGACTACCGCCTTGATGTGGATTCAAGGAAAGCCCATGAATCGATGAACGCTTTTCTCGATGATGTTGAGGCAACGCTGGATGCGAGGATCTCTGTGTATAGGTATCTCTGGAACGAATACAACAACTGGCAAAACTTTATGCTCGTTTTTACCGGCACAGACCGGCTTATGCACTTTATGTTTGATGCTTTTGAAGACGAGAAGAGCAAATACAACAGCGCCTTCACACTGCATTTCAGCAGGATCGATAAAATCTTAGGAGAGATTGCCTCAATGATGGACGAAGACGATTTGCTCGTGCTTATGTCCGACCACGGCTTCGAGAGGCTTGATTACGATGTATATGTAAATAATTTCCTTGCGAAAAACGGTTATCTGGAATTCGCCGGCAAGCCCGGCTGGGAAAATATCGCCTACCACAGCAAGGCCTTCGCCCTCGACCCGGCAAGGATATACATAAACCTCAAAGACAAGTACCCGCAGGGAAGCGTTTCAAGGTCAGACAGGCCTAAGGTGGTAAAAGAACTTATGGAGCTCTTTGCACACTGGAAAATAAACGGCAAGAAGGTTGTGAAGGATATCTATCGCGGCGAGAATATATACAGCGGCCCCGAGGCCAAGCACGGACCGGACATTGTGCTAGTGGGCAATGGCGGATTCAACCTCAAAGCCTCTTTCGCAACAAACAAGATATCATCAAAGGGTATATTTACAGGAAAACATACTCAGGACACTTCCTTTGCCCTGTTCGCCGGGCTTAAAGACGATTCGATACTGCCCGATAACCTTTCAATAGATCAGATTATTCCGCTTATCGAAAAGGACAGGGGCATTAAACGCATAAGCAGCCCCGGGCGAAGATGAAACCGGATTTTGACAAAGTTATTGATAAATCCGGCACCTACGCGCTCAAAGAATATAAATACAGAAGAAGCGAGTGTCTGCCGATGTGGGTGGCGGATATGGATTTTGCATGCCCCGAGCAGGTGCTTGAATCGGTAAAGCAGAGGGCTGAACACCCAATTCTCGGATATACCCTTGCCAAAGAGCTGGACGAGATTATCACAGAAAGGATGGATGAATTTTACGGCTGGAAGATTCAGCCTGAATGGATTGTCTATACAGCAGGCGTTGTATCGGGGATAAACTGCTCCTGCCGAGCAGCGGAAAAAGCAGGCAGAGCCGTGGTGAATACACCGATTTACCCGCCATTCTTGAGCGTTCCGCCGTTTCAGGGGCTGAGCTTAGAAAAAAACCGGCTCGTTTTCAGCGGCAGCAAATGGGAGATAGACTTCGAAGACCTCCAGCAGAAGCTCTCAGCAGGCAGTGAAGCTCTTTTGGTTTTCTGCAATCCGCATAACCCCACAGGAAGATGTTTTAACCGAAAAGAGCTTGAAAGGGCAGCCGAGATTTGCCTCGAAACGGGCTCGATTATCTGCAGCGACGAGATACACTGCGAGCTTCTTCTTGGTGAAAGCAGGCATACACCCATTGCCTCGCTGGGAAAAGATATCGAACAGAATTCGATTACGATGATGTCTCCTTCTAAAACGTTCAACCTAGCGGGGATGATGACAGGATTTGCGATTATACCAAACAAAGCGATAAGGCGGAGATTCGCTTATGCCAAGGAAAACCTCTCATCTCATCCAAACGTATTTGGCATAAAGACAGCCAAAGCTGCATATCAGCATGGTGAAAACTGGCGTAAGGCCCTGCTTGAATATCTCACAGAAAACCGCAATCTAATCACCGAACGGCTTGAGCAGTACGGGATTGCCCCTGCGAGCCCGAGGCCACATATCTCTACTGGCTTGACTGCACAAATACTGGCTTGGAAAACCCGCAAAGACACTTCGAGAGATTCGGCGTTGGCCTTTCAGACGGCGTACACTTTGACGCCCCGGGCTGGGTTAGGCTTAATTTCGCCTCGCCCCGAAGTATTTTAGGGCTCGCTCTTGAGCGCATAGAAAAGGCCCTGAATAGTCAGAGCCTTTAAGGTAAAAAAAAATAGAAAAGTTGTTTTGCTTTAGTACATATGGTTTAAGTCTCTCGAGGCTTCCAGAGCCTCCATCGTATCTATTGGAGCGCCCGGGTCATTCTCCTCTGCCATCCACTTATCAAGCCTGTCGCTGAGCCTTTGCTTAATTGTAGCGTATTTGGGGTCTTCTGCAAGGTTTTTCAGTTCGTACGGGTCTTCAGCGGTGTTGTAGAGCTGTTCTGCGGGCCGGCGGGTGTATCTCTCCACAAGCTCGTACATATCTTCATTATTGAAACAGTTAGACACCCACGAATGCCAGTAATCCATATTGCCCATCAGGTGCTTTTCAATGTATATTCTGTCGGGGCTTAGATTCCGAATGTATCTGTACTGCCCGTCAAAGACTGTCCTGATAGGATAAGGAGGCCCTTCCGGTACGTTGTTGTGAATCCCGTACACATAATCGCGGTGTTTATCGGTATTGCCTTTTATCACCTCAAGAAAGCTGCTGCCGTCAAACTTAAACTGATTCGGATTTGCGCCGCCCAGATCGAGTATGGTAGGCAGGAAATCACAGTACTGCACCATAGCATCTGTCCGCTTGCCTGCCGGAGTAACTCCCGGCCAGCGGGCAATGAGTCCTGTATGCACTCCGGTATCCCAGTTTGTCCATTTGTTCCCCGGGAACTGCGAGCCCTGCTCGGAAGTAAAGAGCACAAGGGTATTCTCTGCCTTGCCGGTGTCTTCAAGGGCTTGAAGAACATCTCCCACCTGCGAATCCATATATGTTATTTCCGCGAGATACTTGCCGAAATTCGTACGTGTTTTCGGTGTGTCTGCAAGGTTTGGCGGGAGCTTTATCTCGTTATTCGGATACTGGCTCGCATCGCCCATAACCCACGGAACGTGAGGCTCAACAAGGGCTACCGTAAGATAGAACGGGGCAGAATCATCTTCCATAAAACGCTTGATATACTTGGTATCGTGAGGGTTGGTGGGGTTTCTAACGCAGTTTTGGTCGAAGCCGTCGAGGAATTCAAACGGGAAGGCAGTTTCCGGCCTGATATGCCTTTTGCCTGCAAGACCCGCACGATAGCCGAGTTTGTCGAGATAGTGCGGAGCTGTTTTTATATCCGGCCTGCAAAAAGAATGATTCCAGCTCGCCCCATTGCTTATCGGATAAAGCCCGCTTTGAAGCTCAGACCGGCACGGAACGCACATCGCCTCTGAGAGATAGGCTTTGTTAAACACAAGCCCCTGGCTTGCAAGATTGTTGATATTAGGCGTTAGAGCATTTTGCCCGCCGTAAATGGGCAGATCGTTGTAGGTGCAGTCGTCGGCCATAATCAAAAGCACATTCGGGCGAGAATTATCCTGCGAAGCCGCTTTGCTGAGCGTCCCTCCCGCCGCAGCGGCGACAGCAGAGCTCAGGGCGTACTTTAGAAAATTTCTTCGTTTCATTTTTTTTTCGAACCTCTCTAAGTTATTGGTTTTTGTGTTTTCTTACATATTTCCACTGACGCTTCTTTGCGTTAAGCTCTGTTTCTATGCCTTTATCGCCCTGCTGAGCCATCCATTCATCGAGTTTTGCCTTGAGGCGTTTGAAAGTGTCTTCATAGCCCGGGTTGTCTGCAAGGTTGTTGATATTAGCAGGGTCTGCGACTACATCGTAAAGCTCGAATTCAGGGCGATGCTGATATTTATGGGTAAAGTGCCTGGCGTGCCTGTCGCCCTTCTGGGCAAGCTCCATCATAGACTTAAACTCAGGATAAGGCCTTTCTGTGAGCATATTCTGGAATTCGTTATCCGGCATCAGGTTCCAAATAAGACGGTAGCGTTTATCTCTCACTGAACGGATCGGATAAGGCTCTTTACTGTAGTAAATGCCTCTGGTTGTCTGGAGACCGAATGTATATTTCTTGTGCTTGTCAGTTTTGCCTGTGAGAAGATTCAGCATACTCCTTCCATCGAGAACTTCAGGCACATTCCCGCCCGCTGCTTCAATGAAGGTAGGCGTTACATCCACATATTCCACGATTGCATCGCTCTCGCTGCCAGGCTTAACCTTCCCTGGCCAGCGGACAATCATAATCGAACCGAGCCCGTCTTCATAGCATGTCCATTTGGCAAACGGAAGAGAATTTCCCTGCTCCGAGACAACCATTACCATCGTATTATCTGAGAGCTTGTGTTTATCGAGCAGATCGAGAATATGTCCCACCTGATCATCGTAGTATGTTATCTCAGCGAGATATTTAACCCACCTTTTACGCATAATCGGCGTATCGGGCAGATATGGAGGCAACACAATCTTATCCGGGTCGTACTGAGAAGGGTCGCCTTTGTTCCAAGGCGTATGCGGCTCATTAGAGCACGCAAACAGGCAGAAAGGAGTGTCCTTTTCTGTGCACTCAGAAAACATTTTATCGACAGCTTTCATATCAGGATTGTGCTTCTTCCCGCTGTACTCAAACGGAAAAACGCTTTCGGGCTGTATGTGCCGCTTGCCCGAGAGGGCAACCCTGTAGCCGAGGGGTTTTAGGTAATGAACTATGCTCTTTGTCCCCTCCTTTGCGCAGGTGTGATTCGGATATGCCCCGCTCTTGACCGGATACAGTCCTGTATAGATGTTGTGCCTTGTGGGCGAGCACATCGGGGCGGCCTGAAAGCAGCTGTTCATCTTCATTCCCTGCTTTGCGAGTCTGTCTATATTGGGGGTGTGGGCATCGCCGCCGTAGCAGCCTATATCACGAAACGTGCAGTCGTCTGCCATAATGAAAACGAAATTCGGCTTCTCTGAATGCCCTGCTGCCTCAAGCAAACTTCCAGCTCCAAGACTGAAAGCGGCTGCCGAGGCGTATTTCACAAAATCCCTTCGTTTCATTTTTATTTGTTCCTGTTTTGTTTTACATTTTTCCATTTGCGTTTATCTGCATTGAGCTCGGTCTCTATGCCTTTATCGCCCTGCTGAGCCATCCACTCATCAAGCCTTGCCTTGAGGCGTTTGAAAGTGTCTTCATAGCCCGGGTTGTCTGCAAGGTTGTTGATGTTTGCAGGGTCTGCTTTAACATCATAAAGCTCAAACTCAGGACGGTGCTGATATTTATGGGTAAAGTGCTTTGCGTGCCTGTCGCCATTTTCTGCAAGCTTCAGCATAGACTTAAACTCTTTAGACCTCTCAGTTGCAGCATTTTCGAATTTGTTATCAGGCATAAGATTCCAGATAAGCCGGTACCGCTCATCCCTAACAGACCGGATTGGGTAGGGCTGTTTGCTGAAATGGATTCCGTTAGTTGTCTGGATGCCGAAAGTATATCTCTTGTGTTTGTCTGTTTTGCCTGTGAGAAGATTCACCATACTCCTGCCTTCAATCACATCGGGAACTTTTCCTCCCGCAGCTTCGATGAAGGTAGGCGTTACATCCACGTATTCCACGATTGCATTGCTCTCGCTGCCCGGCTTAACCTTCCCGGGCCAGCGGACAATCATAATTGAGCCCAGCCCGTCTTCATAGCATGTCCACTTGGCAAACGGAAGGGCATTGCCCTGCTCTGAGACAACCATCACAATAGTATTTTCTGCGAGGTTGTGCTTCTCGAGCAGATCGAGAATCTGCCCCACCTGCTTATCAAAGTATGTTACTTCTGCGAGGTATTTGGTAAGAGATTCACGAACAACAGGCGTATCCGGTATATAAGAACGCAGCTTCAAATCCTCCGAATCATACTTTGAAGGATCGCCTTTGTTCCACGGCGTATGAGGCTCATTTGAACACGCAAACAGACAGAACGGACTGCCGTTTTCGTTTGAATCGTGGAAAAGCTCGTCTATTACCTTCATATCGGGGTTGTTGTTTTTTCTGCTGTATTCAAACGGAAAAACGCTTTTGGGGTGTATGTGCCGCTTGCCGGAAAGTGCAACCCTGTAGCCCAGAGGCCTTAAATAATGAACAATGCTCTTTGTGCCATCTTTTGCGCAGGTGTGGTTCGGATGTGCCCCGCTCTTAACCGGATACAGACCGGTATAGATGTTGTGCCTTGTAGGCGAGCACATCGGGGCGGCCTGAAAGCAGTTGTTCATCTTCATTCCCTGCGTTGCGAGCTTGTCTATGTTGGGCGTATGAGCCTGCCCGCCGTAGCAGCCGATATCACGGAATGTGCAGTCGTCTGCCATAATGAAAACGAAATTCGGCTTCTCTGAATGCCCTGCTGCCTCCAGCAAACTTCCAGCTCCGAGGCTGAAAGCGGCTGCTGAAGCGTATTTTACAAAGTCTCTTCGTCTCATTTAATCGCCTTTCTTATATTTAGCGTTTTACTTTTCTGCCCGGCTTTGGAATGCAGTTTACTCTCTCTGCCCATTCATACCACTTTTGTGAGAGCTCTTTAACCAGCTCAGGCTTCTTCTCTGCAAGATCGTTAAGCTCTGTTCTGTCTGCTTCAAGGTCGTAAAGCTCCCATTTGTTTTCGTCTTCCCAGAGCTTATGGCGAACCGCTTTCCACTTGCCCTTCCTCACGGCTGCATGATACTCGTGTTCGAAGAACATATATTTATGGCCTTCTCTTTTTCCCGTAATTATTGCCGGGACGAGGCTTATGCCGTCAGATTTGTGCACGTCATTGCCTTTGAATTTCTCGGGATATTTTGCTCCCGCTAGGTCGGTGCAGGTAGCCATAATATCAATCAGATAGCCTGTTTCGTGGGTTATTGTGCCTTTTGTTTTAGCTGTAGCTTTAGGCCAGTGGGCTATAAGAGGCGTTGCAATTCCGCCTTCGTGAACATAATGCTTGTATCGCCTGAAGGGCGTATTCGAGGCATTAGCCCATGCACGGCCGTAAGAGATGCAGCCGTAGTATTTCGGATTGTTTACCCTGTCCAGCGGGGCTCCGCCGAGCTCGCCGCCTTCTGCACAACCGCCGTTGTCGCTCATAAACAGAATAAGCGTATTGTCCAGCTTGCCCTGCTTCTTGAGCGAGTCAACGAGCTTGCCTACGTTGTAGTCCATTGAATGCACCTGAGCGGCATAAACCGCCATGCGGTAGTCCATTTCGTCTTTCTTTTTCTCGCTGAGCGAATCCCAAGGCCTTGCGTCCCTCGGAGCCATTTCCCAGTCTTTCAAGAGCCCCATCTCAATCTGACGCTTGTTTCTTTCCTCGCGAAGCTTATCCCAGCCCTTCATATACTTCCCGCGGAATTTCTCCACATCTTCCTTTTTCGCATGCAGCGGCCAGTGAGGGGCGGTGTAGGCCAGATACAGGAAGAAAGGCTCCTGATCTTTCTGCTCTTTAATGAATTTTATCGCATTATCTGTGAATGCATCGGTGGTGTAATAGTTGGGGTCGTTTATTTCTATTTGTTCATTATCCCGTGTGATACCCCTCGGATGTTCGGGGCGGAAAAAGTTTGAAGCTCCGGATAATATGCCGTAGAATCTGTCGAAACCTCGCTGGAGAGGCCAGAGATGCCTTTCGGACATCCCAAGATGCCATTTGCCCGCCATATATGTATGATAGCCGGCGGTTTTCAGGACTTCTGCAATGGTAACATTGTTCTTATTCAAAAATCCGCGATAGCCTACCGCTCCTTTGTCGTGCTTTCTTGTTCCGGGAGGGTTTGTCATATGCCCGATTCCGGTTTGATGCGGATGAAGGCCGGTCATTAGGCTTGCACGCGTTGGGCAGCATCTTGCTGTATTGTAGAATTGGCTGAAACGAACTCCGTTTTGGGCGAGTTTGTCGAGATTGGGGGTGTCGATTTCGCCGCCGTAGCAGCCTATATCTGAATACCCCATATCGTCAACGAGCACAACAACTATATTAGGCCTGTTTGCGGGAGCGGCCATTCCGTAGCTCCCCGCTGAGGCAGCAATAACGCCTGCACCTGCTGCCTTGAGGAAATTTCTTCTGCTTAAAACCTTATTGTCCATTTATTAAGCTCCATATTATTAAACATAAAGAACACTTTTTATTCTTTAACGCGAAAAATTAATTCCTGTAATATTAAATACCAGCTTGCAATGAATTTTTTCAAAAAAAGAATAAAATAGCGGTTTGAAAATATAAACTTTAAGCATTTTGCCTTTTCTGAAAGCGGAGGTTCGATAAAAAATATGAAACAAATTAACAGCTTTGAACGTCTATAACTAAAAAAGGAACAGAAAAATGATCAATATACTTAAAATGTATCTCTTTATTACTGCTTTTTGTTTAGCCCAAACAGCGCAGGCTGAGTATGACCCGCTTTTGAAGGGAGAAAGCGGTGAGTATATAACTCAGGAGCTTAATGTTTGCTATGGCGCAGCAGATAGAGAGATTCCGGTACTGGTTTACCGCCCCGAAAATGCCGAGGCAAGGCGGCCGGCCATATTGTTCAGCCATGGGCTGGGCGGTTCCAGATACGGCTGTGAATATCTCGGGAGGCATTGGGCTGGTGCGGGTTTTGTTTGCTTCTTTTTGCAGCATCCGGGCAGCGACAGCTCGATATGGGAAGACTTGCCAGCTGGAGAGAGGCTGAAAGCCTTTAATCAAGCCGCTAACGGGAAAAACTATATGCACAGAATAAACGATGTTCGGGCTGTGCTGGATTTTATAGAAAAGAAGGCAAAGCAAAAGCATGACTCGCTGGGTAAAATCATAGACCCAAACTCTATCGGGATGTCCGGGCACTCATTTGGAGCTGTTACCACACAGGCAGTAAGCGGGCTGAGCGCGTGGAATGGGCGAAAGGTTTATTCGGATGACAGAATCAGGGCAGCTATAGCTCTGAGCCCTTCAGTGCCCAAGAATTCATCTGCTGATGAGGCTTTCGGCTCTGTTAATCGCCCTTGGATGCTTATGACAGGCACGAAAGACCAAAGTATAATCGGAACTGCATCTCCGGAAGAGAGGTTAAAGGTGTATGAAGCCTTGCCGGCGGGGGATAAGTATCAGATTGTTCTTCATAACGGAAAACACCTTGCATTTACAGATCGTCAGCCCCGAAAATGGGGAAAAAGAAACCCCAACCACCACACAATAATAAAGGCAGCGAGTACTGCGTTTTGGGATTCATACTTAAAAAATGACCCGCAGGCGAAAGAGTGGCTTGATGGGGATAAGATTGCCGCTATCCTTGAACCAAAGGATAAGTGGCAAAAGAAATAATCCGAAGCGGTTGGAATTAGGGGCAGTTTAGCTTGCGCTGCGGTTTTAGATCGTACCTGCAATGGAATAATTGGTTTTGAGCCACGATTCTCATTTTTTTAAACCACAAAGACCCTAAGGGCAGGAAGAATTTTATAAATTATTTTCAGACAATTTTTTACATTCAATAAATATTTGTGAAATCAGTGTAACCTGCTGATAATAAACATCAAAGCGGCATAAATCTATTTGATTTTAGTCTGGGATAAACCGATTATTCATTAAAAATAGTAATACTTGAATGATAATGGAATTTTGTTAGTATTTAAAAAGAGCAGCCGGGTGTGTTGAACCCGGCTAATGGTAAAAGGTGTCTGTAATTAGTGTAGTGTTGGCTTTGTGTTTGATATTTTATTATTGATATAAAAATATCAAACTTATTTTTTAAGTCAAGCAAATTTTAGGAAAATTTATGAAAAAAATTCGTGCGGCAGTTATCGGAGCTACCGGCTATACAGGCAGAGATACCATAGAAATACTCCTCAGCCATCGTTTTGCTGAGGTTACCTATCTCACAGCCTCATCAGATGATTCTGTGCCGGCAAGCAGTATGCACCCTCGGCTTACAGGCCGCTGCGGGCTGGATATCGAGCCGTTAAATTTCGACAAACTCGCAGATACAGCAGATGCTGCACTTTGCTGCCTTCCGCACAAGGTTTCTATGGGATTCGTCCCTCAAATGCTGGAAAAGGGGCTTAAGGTTGTCGAT is a window encoding:
- a CDS encoding sulfatase-like hydrolase/transferase — protein: MDNKVLSRRNFLKAAGAGVIAASAGSYGMAAPANRPNIVVVLVDDMGYSDIGCYGGEIDTPNLDKLAQNGVRFSQFYNTARCCPTRASLMTGLHPHQTGIGHMTNPPGTRKHDKGAVGYRGFLNKNNVTIAEVLKTAGYHTYMAGKWHLGMSERHLWPLQRGFDRFYGILSGASNFFRPEHPRGITRDNEQIEINDPNYYTTDAFTDNAIKFIKEQKDQEPFFLYLAYTAPHWPLHAKKEDVEKFRGKYMKGWDKLREERNKRQIEMGLLKDWEMAPRDARPWDSLSEKKKDEMDYRMAVYAAQVHSMDYNVGKLVDSLKKQGKLDNTLILFMSDNGGCAEGGELGGAPLDRVNNPKYYGCISYGRAWANASNTPFRRYKHYVHEGGIATPLIAHWPKATAKTKGTITHETGYLIDIMATCTDLAGAKYPEKFKGNDVHKSDGISLVPAIITGKREGHKYMFFEHEYHAAVRKGKWKAVRHKLWEDENKWELYDLEADRTELNDLAEKKPELVKELSQKWYEWAERVNCIPKPGRKVKR
- a CDS encoding sulfatase family protein; protein product: MKRRNFLKYALSSAVAAAAGGTLSKAASQDNSRPNVLLIMADDCTYNDLPIYGGQNALTPNINNLASQGLVFNKAYLSEAMCVPCRSELQSGLYPISNGASWNHSFCRPDIKTAPHYLDKLGYRAGLAGKRHIRPETAFPFEFLDGFDQNCVRNPTNPHDTKYIKRFMEDDSAPFYLTVALVEPHVPWVMGDASQYPNNEIKLPPNLADTPKTRTNFGKYLAEITYMDSQVGDVLQALEDTGKAENTLVLFTSEQGSQFPGNKWTNWDTGVHTGLIARWPGVTPAGKRTDAMVQYCDFLPTILDLGGANPNQFKFDGSSFLEVIKGNTDKHRDYVYGIHNNVPEGPPYPIRTVFDGQYRYIRNLSPDRIYIEKHLMGNMDYWHSWVSNCFNNEDMYELVERYTRRPAEQLYNTAEDPYELKNLAEDPKYATIKQRLSDRLDKWMAEENDPGAPIDTMEALEASRDLNHMY
- a CDS encoding MalY/PatB family protein, which produces MKPDFDKVIDKSGTYALKEYKYRRSECLPMWVADMDFACPEQVLESVKQRAEHPILGYTLAKELDEIITERMDEFYGWKIQPEWIVYTAGVVSGINCSCRAAEKAGRAVVNTPIYPPFLSVPPFQGLSLEKNRLVFSGSKWEIDFEDLQQKLSAGSEALLVFCNPHNPTGRCFNRKELERAAEICLETGSIICSDEIHCELLLGESRHTPIASLGKDIEQNSITMMSPSKTFNLAGMMTGFAIIPNKAIRRRFAYAKENLSSHPNVFGIKTAKAAYQHGENWRKALLEYLTENRNLITERLEQYGIAPASPRPHISTGLTAQILAWKTRKDTSRDSALAFQTAYTLTPRAGLGLISPRPEVF
- a CDS encoding sulfatase family protein, which produces MKRRDFVKYASAAAFSLGAGSLLEAAGHSEKPNFVFIMADDCTFRDIGCYGGDAHTPNIDRLAKQGMKMNSCFQAAPMCSPTRHNIYTGLYPVKSGAYPNHTCAKEGTKSIVHYLKPLGYRVALSGKRHIQPESVFPFEYSGKKHNPDMKAVDKMFSECTEKDTPFCLFACSNEPHTPWNKGDPSQYDPDKIVLPPYLPDTPIMRKRWVKYLAEITYYDDQVGHILDLLDKHKLSDNTMVMVVSEQGNSLPFAKWTCYEDGLGSIMIVRWPGKVKPGSESDAIVEYVDVTPTFIEAAGGNVPEVLDGRSMLNLLTGKTDKHKKYTFGLQTTRGIYYSKEPYPIRSVRDKRYRLIWNLMPDNEFQNMLTERPYPEFKSMMELAQKGDRHARHFTHKYQHRPEFELYDVVADPANINNLADNPGYEDTFKRLKAKLDEWMAQQGDKGIETELNAKKRQWKYVRKHKNQ
- a CDS encoding alpha/beta hydrolase family protein, with the translated sequence MINILKMYLFITAFCLAQTAQAEYDPLLKGESGEYITQELNVCYGAADREIPVLVYRPENAEARRPAILFSHGLGGSRYGCEYLGRHWAGAGFVCFFLQHPGSDSSIWEDLPAGERLKAFNQAANGKNYMHRINDVRAVLDFIEKKAKQKHDSLGKIIDPNSIGMSGHSFGAVTTQAVSGLSAWNGRKVYSDDRIRAAIALSPSVPKNSSADEAFGSVNRPWMLMTGTKDQSIIGTASPEERLKVYEALPAGDKYQIVLHNGKHLAFTDRQPRKWGKRNPNHHTIIKAASTAFWDSYLKNDPQAKEWLDGDKIAAILEPKDKWQKK
- a CDS encoding sulfatase family protein, with product MRRRDFVKYASAAAFSLGAGSLLEAAGHSEKPNFVFIMADDCTFRDIGCYGGQAHTPNIDKLATQGMKMNNCFQAAPMCSPTRHNIYTGLYPVKSGAHPNHTCAKDGTKSIVHYLRPLGYRVALSGKRHIHPKSVFPFEYSRKNNNPDMKVIDELFHDSNENGSPFCLFACSNEPHTPWNKGDPSKYDSEDLKLRSYIPDTPVVRESLTKYLAEVTYFDKQVGQILDLLEKHNLAENTIVMVVSEQGNALPFAKWTCYEDGLGSIMIVRWPGKVKPGSESNAIVEYVDVTPTFIEAAGGKVPDVIEGRSMVNLLTGKTDKHKRYTFGIQTTNGIHFSKQPYPIRSVRDERYRLIWNLMPDNKFENAATERSKEFKSMLKLAENGDRHAKHFTHKYQHRPEFELYDVKADPANINNLADNPGYEDTFKRLKARLDEWMAQQGDKGIETELNADKRKWKNVKQNRNK
- a CDS encoding alkaline phosphatase family protein, producing the protein MSGKIVLVGLDGVPVKVIEKFVEMGVMPNMAELIDKGVFRQTSSAIPEVSSTAWSSIITGRNPGEHGIYGFTELKPNSYQLTFPNYKNLKASPFWDEWPGESVIINVPATYPVRKMNGAHISGFVSIDIDKSVYPPTILNDIKSYDYRLDVDSRKAHESMNAFLDDVEATLDARISVYRYLWNEYNNWQNFMLVFTGTDRLMHFMFDAFEDEKSKYNSAFTLHFSRIDKILGEIASMMDEDDLLVLMSDHGFERLDYDVYVNNFLAKNGYLEFAGKPGWENIAYHSKAFALDPARIYINLKDKYPQGSVSRSDRPKVVKELMELFAHWKINGKKVVKDIYRGENIYSGPEAKHGPDIVLVGNGGFNLKASFATNKISSKGIFTGKHTQDTSFALFAGLKDDSILPDNLSIDQIIPLIEKDRGIKRISSPGRR